From Streptomyces sp. NBC_00775, one genomic window encodes:
- a CDS encoding M16 family metallopeptidase, whose product MGHTATAEAGSGGLTATEHRLANGLRVVLSEDHLTPVAAVCLWYDVGSRHEVKGRTGLAHLFEHLMFQGSKQVHGNGHFELVQGAGGSLNGTTSFERTNYFETMPTHQLELALWLEADRMGSLLAALDDESMENQRDVVKNERRQRYDNVPYGTAFEKLTALAYPEGHPYHHTPIGSMADLDAATLEDARAFFRTYYAPNNAVLSVVGDIDPEQTLAWVEKYFGSIPGHDGKPAPRDGSLPDIMGEQLREVVEEEVPARALMAAYRLPEDGTRASDAADVALTVLGGGESSRLYNRLVRRDRTAVAAGFGLLRLAGAPSLGWLDVKTSGDVEVPVIEAAVDEELARFAEEGPTAEEMERAQAQLEREWLDRLGTVAGRADELCRFAVLFGDPQLALTAVRRVLDVTAEEVQEVAKARLRPDNRAVLVYEPTAAETAEDTDAAEDTDEEAAK is encoded by the coding sequence ATGGGTCACACGGCCACAGCTGAGGCAGGCTCCGGCGGCCTGACAGCGACCGAGCACCGCCTGGCCAACGGCCTTCGCGTGGTGCTCTCCGAGGACCACCTGACCCCGGTCGCGGCGGTGTGCCTCTGGTACGACGTCGGCTCGCGCCACGAGGTCAAGGGCCGTACCGGACTTGCTCACCTCTTCGAGCACCTGATGTTCCAGGGCTCCAAGCAGGTCCACGGCAACGGCCACTTCGAACTCGTCCAGGGCGCGGGCGGTTCGCTCAACGGCACGACGAGCTTCGAGCGGACCAACTACTTCGAGACCATGCCCACCCACCAGCTGGAGCTCGCGCTCTGGCTGGAGGCCGACCGCATGGGTTCGCTGCTCGCCGCGCTCGACGACGAGTCCATGGAGAACCAGCGGGACGTCGTCAAGAACGAACGCCGGCAGCGCTACGACAACGTGCCCTACGGCACCGCGTTCGAGAAGCTGACCGCGCTTGCGTACCCCGAGGGCCACCCCTACCACCACACCCCGATCGGGTCGATGGCGGACCTGGACGCGGCCACCCTGGAGGACGCCCGCGCGTTCTTCCGCACCTACTACGCGCCCAACAACGCGGTGCTGTCGGTCGTCGGCGACATCGACCCGGAGCAGACGCTCGCCTGGGTCGAGAAGTACTTCGGCTCCATCCCCGGGCACGACGGCAAGCCCGCCCCGCGTGACGGCTCGCTGCCCGACATCATGGGCGAGCAGCTGCGCGAGGTCGTCGAGGAGGAGGTCCCGGCGCGCGCCCTGATGGCCGCCTACCGGCTCCCGGAGGACGGCACGCGCGCGTCCGACGCGGCCGACGTGGCGCTCACCGTCCTCGGCGGCGGCGAGTCCTCCCGGCTCTACAACCGGCTCGTACGCCGCGACCGCACCGCCGTCGCGGCCGGGTTCGGCCTGCTGCGCCTGGCCGGAGCTCCCTCCCTGGGGTGGCTGGATGTGAAGACGTCCGGCGATGTCGAGGTCCCGGTCATCGAGGCCGCCGTCGACGAGGAGCTCGCCCGGTTCGCCGAGGAGGGCCCCACGGCCGAGGAAATGGAGCGCGCGCAGGCCCAGTTGGAGCGCGAGTGGCTGGACCGGCTCGGCACGGTCGCGGGCCGCGCCGACGAACTGTGCCGGTTCGCCGTCCTGTTCGGCGACCCGCAGCTCGCCCTGACCGCCGTGCGGCGCGTCCTCGACGTCACCGCCGAGGAGGTCCAGGAGGTCGCCAAGGCCCGCCTGCGCCCCGACAACCGCGCGGTGCTCGTCTACGAACCGACCGCCGCCGAGACCGCCGAAGACACTGACGCCGCTGAAGACACCGACGAGGAGGCGGCGAAGTGA
- a CDS encoding DNA gyrase/topoisomerase IV subunit A codes for MARRSTKTPPPDDSYEEKILDIDVVDEMQGSFLEYAYSVIYSRALPDARDGLKPVHRRIVYQMNEMGLRPDRGYVKCARVVGEVMGKLHPHGDASIYDALVRLAQPFSMRLPLVDGHGNFGSLGNDDPPAAMRYTECRMADATSLMTESIDEDTVNFTPNYDGQEQEPDVLPAAYPNLLVNGSSGIAVGMATNMPPHNLGEVIAAARHLIRYPGADLETLMKFVPGPDLPTGGRIVGLTGIRDAYESGRGTFKIRATVSVEDVTARRKGLVVTELPFTVGPEKVIAKIKDLVGAKKLQGIADVKDLTDRAHGLRLVIEIKNGFVPEAVLEQLYKLTPMEESFGINNVALVDGQPLTLGLKELLEVYLDHRFDVVRRRSEFRRGKKRDRLHLVEGLLVALLDIDEVIRLIRSSENSAQAKERLIEHFSLSEIQTQYILDTPLRRLTKFDRIELESERDRLNGEIDELTGILDSDSELRKLVSGELAAVAKKFGTDRRTVLLESAGTVASAVPLQVADDPCRVLLSSTGLLARTANGDPFGEVEDAKRAKHDLIVSAVPATARGEVGAVTSSGRLLRLNVIDLPQLPETASAPNLSGGAPISEFLSSLEADESVVCLTTLDESSPGLAIGTEQGVVKRVVPDYPSNKEELEVITLKDGDKIVGAVELRTGEEDLVFITDDAQLLRYQASQVRPQGRAAGGMAGIKLTDGAKVISFTAVDPAVDAVVFTVAGSRGTLDDSVQTTAKLTPFDQYPRKGRATGGVRCQRFLKGEDCLSLGWAGPAPARAAQRNGTPAELPEMDPRRDGSGVSLAKTVAVVAGPV; via the coding sequence ATGGCCCGCCGCAGCACGAAGACCCCGCCGCCCGACGACTCGTACGAGGAGAAGATCCTCGACATCGACGTCGTGGACGAAATGCAGGGCTCCTTCCTCGAGTACGCGTACTCGGTCATCTACTCGCGAGCCCTGCCGGACGCGCGCGACGGCCTCAAGCCCGTGCACCGCCGCATCGTCTACCAGATGAACGAGATGGGCCTGCGCCCCGACCGCGGCTATGTGAAGTGCGCCCGCGTCGTCGGCGAGGTCATGGGTAAGCTCCACCCGCACGGCGACGCGTCGATCTACGACGCGCTGGTGCGCCTGGCGCAGCCCTTCTCCATGCGCCTGCCGCTGGTCGACGGCCACGGCAACTTCGGGTCGCTCGGCAACGACGACCCGCCGGCCGCCATGCGTTACACCGAGTGCCGGATGGCCGACGCGACGTCACTGATGACCGAGTCCATCGACGAGGACACGGTCAATTTCACGCCGAACTACGACGGCCAGGAGCAGGAACCGGACGTCCTCCCGGCGGCGTACCCGAACCTGCTGGTCAACGGCTCGTCCGGCATCGCCGTCGGTATGGCGACGAACATGCCGCCGCACAACCTCGGCGAGGTCATCGCCGCCGCCCGCCACCTCATCCGGTACCCGGGCGCCGACCTCGAGACGCTGATGAAGTTCGTCCCGGGCCCCGACCTGCCCACCGGCGGCCGGATCGTCGGCCTCACCGGGATCAGGGACGCGTACGAGTCGGGCCGCGGCACCTTCAAGATCCGCGCCACGGTGTCCGTGGAGGACGTGACGGCGCGCCGCAAGGGCCTGGTCGTCACCGAACTGCCCTTCACCGTCGGCCCGGAGAAGGTGATCGCCAAGATCAAGGACCTGGTCGGCGCCAAGAAGCTGCAGGGCATCGCCGATGTGAAGGACCTCACAGACCGTGCGCACGGGCTGCGTCTGGTCATCGAGATCAAGAACGGCTTCGTGCCGGAAGCGGTCCTGGAGCAGCTCTACAAGCTGACGCCGATGGAGGAGTCCTTCGGCATCAACAACGTGGCCCTGGTGGACGGCCAGCCGCTGACGCTGGGCCTCAAGGAGCTCCTGGAGGTCTACCTCGACCACCGCTTCGACGTCGTGCGCCGCCGCAGCGAGTTCCGCCGCGGCAAGAAGCGCGACCGGCTGCACCTGGTCGAGGGCCTCCTCGTCGCCCTTCTGGACATCGACGAGGTCATCCGTCTCATCCGCTCCAGCGAGAACTCGGCGCAGGCCAAGGAGCGCCTGATCGAGCACTTCTCGCTCTCCGAGATCCAGACGCAGTACATCCTGGACACGCCGCTGCGCCGCCTGACCAAGTTCGACCGCATCGAGCTGGAGTCGGAGCGCGACCGGCTCAACGGCGAGATCGACGAGCTGACCGGCATCCTGGATTCGGACTCCGAGCTGCGCAAGCTGGTCTCCGGCGAACTGGCCGCCGTGGCCAAGAAGTTCGGCACCGACCGGCGTACGGTTCTCCTGGAGTCCGCGGGCACCGTCGCCTCGGCGGTCCCGCTCCAGGTGGCGGACGACCCGTGCCGGGTGCTGCTGTCCTCGACGGGCCTCCTCGCCCGTACGGCCAACGGCGACCCCTTCGGGGAAGTCGAGGACGCCAAGCGCGCCAAGCACGACCTGATCGTCTCCGCAGTGCCCGCGACGGCCCGCGGCGAGGTCGGCGCGGTCACGTCCTCCGGTCGTCTGCTCCGCCTGAACGTCATCGACCTGCCGCAACTGCCGGAGACGGCGTCGGCGCCCAACCTCTCCGGGGGCGCGCCGATCTCGGAGTTCCTGTCCTCCCTGGAGGCGGACGAGTCGGTGGTCTGTCTGACGACGCTCGACGAGTCGTCGCCCGGCCTGGCGATCGGCACCGAGCAGGGTGTCGTCAAGCGTGTGGTGCCCGACTATCCCTCGAACAAGGAGGAGTTGGAGGTCATCACCCTCAAGGACGGCGACAAGATCGTCGGCGCGGTCGAGCTGCGCACCGGCGAGGAGGACCTGGTCTTCATCACGGACGACGCCCAGCTGCTGCGCTACCAGGCCTCGCAGGTCCGCCCGCAGGGCCGCGCGGCGGGCGGCATGGCGGGCATCAAGCTCACCGACGGCGCGAAGGTGATCTCCTTCACGGCGGTCGACCCGGCGGTGGACGCGGTGGTGTTCACGGTGGCGGGCTCGCGCGGCACGCTGGACGACTCCGTCCAGACCACGGCCAAGCTCACCCCGTTCGACCAGTACCCGCGCAAGGGCCGCGCCACGGGCGGCGTGCGCTGCCAGCGGTTCCTGAAGGGCGAGGACTGCCTGTCGCTGGGCTGGGCCGGCCCGGCACCGGCGCGGGCCGCGCAGCGGAACGGCACGCCCGCCGAGCTGCCGGAGATGGACCCGCGCCGGGACGGCTCGGGCGTGTCCCTGGCGAAGACGGTGGCGGTGGTGGCGGGCCCGGTGTAA
- a CDS encoding CobW family GTP-binding protein translates to MSQPSPQQIQIGPIQVGQIPVVVLAGFLGSGKTTLLNHLLHHSGGSRIGAVVNDFGAIEIDAMAVAGALGDSTVSLGNGCLCCAVDASELDVYLERLAQPSARIDVIVIEASGLAEPQELVRMVLASEHPRIVYGGLVEVVDAAEFDATRAKHPEIERHLALADLVVVNKVDRAADSERVLRAVRELADRAAVVPAGYGRIDPGFLFDCRPSEERIGQLSFDDLHRHDEGDRQSHDDHLHSAYESLSFSSEAPLGPRRLMDFLDSRPEGLYRIKGYVDFGVQDSVNRYAVHAVGRFLRFYPEPWARAEARLTQLVLIGSGIDTAALAKELEACKEDAPHADEHSMWGVLRYVQEPSPEG, encoded by the coding sequence AGACCACACTGCTCAATCACCTGCTGCACCACAGCGGCGGCAGTCGGATCGGAGCCGTCGTCAACGACTTCGGCGCGATCGAGATCGATGCCATGGCGGTGGCCGGGGCGCTGGGGGATTCCACCGTCTCCCTGGGCAACGGGTGCCTGTGCTGTGCCGTCGACGCCAGTGAGCTCGACGTCTATCTGGAGCGGCTCGCCCAGCCTTCGGCCCGGATCGACGTCATCGTCATCGAGGCGAGCGGGCTTGCCGAGCCCCAGGAGCTCGTGCGGATGGTGCTCGCGAGTGAGCATCCGCGGATCGTGTACGGCGGGCTCGTCGAGGTCGTCGACGCCGCCGAGTTCGACGCGACGCGCGCGAAGCATCCCGAGATCGAACGGCATCTCGCACTCGCCGACCTTGTCGTCGTCAACAAGGTCGACCGGGCGGCGGACAGTGAGCGGGTGCTCCGCGCCGTGCGAGAGCTCGCCGACCGTGCCGCCGTCGTCCCCGCCGGCTACGGCCGTATCGATCCCGGGTTCCTCTTCGACTGCCGGCCGAGCGAGGAGCGCATCGGGCAGTTGTCCTTCGACGACCTCCACCGGCACGACGAGGGCGATCGGCAGAGCCACGACGACCACCTGCACTCCGCCTACGAATCCCTCTCCTTCAGTTCCGAAGCGCCCCTCGGCCCCCGGCGGTTGATGGACTTCCTGGACAGCAGGCCCGAGGGGCTCTACCGCATCAAGGGGTACGTCGATTTCGGCGTCCAGGACAGCGTCAACCGGTATGCCGTGCATGCCGTCGGGCGGTTCCTGCGCTTCTATCCGGAGCCCTGGGCCCGTGCCGAGGCGCGGCTCACCCAGCTCGTCCTGATCGGCTCCGGCATCGACACGGCGGCTCTGGCCAAGGAGCTGGAGGCGTGCAAAGAGGACGCCCCACACGCCGACGAGCACAGCATGTGGGGCGTCCTGCGCTACGTACAGGAGCCGAGCCCGGAGGGCTGA